In Macadamia integrifolia cultivar HAES 741 chromosome 5, SCU_Mint_v3, whole genome shotgun sequence, a single window of DNA contains:
- the LOC122078797 gene encoding bifunctional riboflavin kinase/FMN phosphatase-like: MNCCDSHTCNAETQILAVIMDLDGTLLDTEKTTKYIVKDFLAKYGKILDSDKEDNRLGQTHKESAAAIVKDYDLPLTPDQFSKEIMPLYVERWPLAKALPGVNRLIKHLCKHGVPFALASNCIRKHIDEKISRQEGWKESFSVILGRNDVNSGKPAPDLFLEAAKRMGVDPLSCLVIEDSLPGVMAAKAAGMKVVAVPSLQTHTDRYSMATYVLHSLLEFRPELWGLPPFDDWVENTLPIEPMYVKAVPCDGFLSEVSDDYPTPLPDQISGVFFGWAKLGTSKIFKAVVAIGWQGNSVIAKRVMLPYLIDETGEYATDNPWQLLLVGYIRELSGEVNTSLDIEILEEDKSIAMAALNLPVFAHHRDSPLLADVA, from the exons ATGAATTGCTGTGACTCTCATACCTGCAATGCTGAAACTCAGATTTTGGCTGttatcatggatttggatgggACCCTTTTAGACACAG aaaaaacaacaaaatacatTGTGAAGGACTTTTTGGCAAAATATGGCAAGATCCTGGATAGTGACAAGGAAGATAACAGGTTGGGTCAAACGCACAAAGAGTCAGCAGCTGCCATTGTTAAGGATTATGACCTTCCCTTGACACCTGATCAATTTTCCAAGGAAATCATGCCTTTGTATGTGGAGAG GTGGCCACTTGCCAAAGCTCTTCCCGGTGTTAATCGCCTTATCAAGCATCTATGTAAACATGGAGTTCCATTTGCTCTTGCTTCAAATTGCATAAGGAAACACATTGACGAAAAAATTTCTCGGCAAGAAG GATGGAAGGAATCATTTTCTGTAATTCTTGGAAGGAATGACGTTAATTCTGGGAAACCTGCTCCTGACTT ATTTCTAGAGGCAGCAAAGAGAATGGGTGTAGATCCCTTGAGCTGTCTGGTGATCGAAGACTCCTT GCCTGGTGTTATGGCTGCAAAGGCTGCTGGAATGAAGGTAGTAGCTGTTCCATCACTCCAAACTCACACTGATCGGTATTCAATGGCGACTTATGTGCTTCATTCACTTTTGGAGTTTCGGCCTGAGCTTTGGGGTCTTCCACCATTTGACGACT GGGTGGAAAATACTTTGCCAATTGAACCCATGTATGTGAAGGCTGTTCCCTGTGACGGGTTTTTGAGTGAAGTTTCAG ATGATTATCCAACCCCTCTTCCTGATCAAATTTCGGGAGTCTTCTTCGGTTGGGCTAAGCTTGGCACATCTAAAATCTTCAAAGCTGTGGTGGCAATCGGATGGCAAGGCAATTCAGTTATAGCAAAGCGAGTAATG CTGCCATATCTCATTGATGAAACAGGAGAGTACGCAACAGATAATCCATGGCAGCTTCTGCTCGTTGGATACATAAGAGAACTGAGTGGGGAG GTGAACACCTCCCTGGATATAGAAATACTTGAAGAAGACAAATCTATTGCCATGGCTGCCTTGAATCTTCCAGTGTTCGCCCATCATAGAGACAGTCCTCTGTTAGCAGATGTAGCTTGA